Part of the Thermofilum sp. genome, TCCTCACTCCTCCTCAACCTCCTCGACGACCCACCTCTCCCTGATCGACCTGCCGCGGAGCCGCGGGGACCTGAGCCTGAGGTAGCCGGTCGTGCTCAGCTTCCACAAAACCGTGGGGTACCTGGGGCTCCTCTCGCCCGCCCCCAGCTTCTCCTCCAGCACCCTCGCTATGAGCTCGCTCCTCGACACCCCCAGCTGCCTGCAGAGGGCGTCCACCCTCTTCAAAAGGTCCCCCGGGAGGCTCACGCTCACCTTAACAGTGGTCATACCCTGTAACACCTTTTACCACCGGTTAATTAAGCTTCCCGCCAACACAGCCTCAGAGCCTGTAAAGCACGCCCACCGGCGCGATTTCAAGCTTGACCGCGAGAAGGCCGCTAGAACGTGCAGGGTTGGAACGAGCTTGCTCACTCGTGCAGGCTCCCCGTGGTCGGAGCTGGCGGGGCTCACCGGGAGGGGCGCCGCGGCACCGCTCCCTGCGGAGCGCTACGGCTTGATCTCGACCCAGTATCTCGATATCTCCTTGAAGAAGGCGCGCCCCGCTCTCTCGCTGAACTCTCTGGGCGTTAAGGCTACTATGTCGAAGCCCAGTTCCCGCGGCAGCTTCAGCCTCACGAGCGCAACCCTGTCCGCGTACTCCATGCCCTCGAAGCGCTCGCACACGACGACCACGTCCACGTCGCTCTCAAGCGTGTGATCCCCCCTCGCGTAGCTCCCGAAAAGGTACACCGTCGCGCCGAGCTCCCTGGCGAGCCTCTCCAGCGCCTCAAGGACCTCCCTACGGGTCTTGAAGAGCTTTCGCGACCTCATCCAAGACCCCTCTAGCCGTCGAGACAGCTTCCTCCGCCTGCTCCCTTGTGATCTCCTCGGAGGGCCTCTCCACGCCGGCATTCGGGTACCTAGCTACCGTGTAGTACGCCGAGAGTTTGGAGAGAGTTCCTTCGCTGAGAGACAGGCCTACGCTCCTAGCCTTGCGGTAGAGCTTGACGAGGTCGTGCCCCCGGGGCGTACTCGCCCAGCGCGTGCAGTATCAAAGCCTTCAACGCCTTCTCGGCCGCCTGCCGGGCCGCGAAGCAAGCCCAGTTGTAGTCGCCCACGCTGATGCTCACCTCCGCGTGGCGGAGGTCTGCTCTAGCCTCCGCTAGCCAATCCAGCGCCTCACCCCTTACGGGCATCGCCGCACCCCCTAGACCTCTCCCCAGAGTCCGAAGGCAGATTATAAAAGCGTCACCAGCGTAAAGCGCGAGAGAAGCAGATTGCCCACGCTTCAACCACGGCGAGAGTCAGCCACCTTCGCGGAAGCTGCCGTCCCGTGGCCGCATGCTAAAGTGTGAAGCCGATGGAGTGTTGTCGGCTGCGCAGGCCAGAGAAGGGTTAAGCAGTGAAGTCGCGAAAACCCTCGAGGTCGCAAACCACCAGGCTTGTTCGGATCGCCCGAGGGCTTTTCCGGGCGGGAGTGTGCGCGTGAGGAAGGTCGTCAAGCTGCACTGCGGCGGCAGGTCGGTAGAGGTTGCAGCGCTCGTGGATACAGGCGCTGCCACGCTGGTCCTGCCCAGGCTCTAGCTTCGACAATTTCGTTGAGAGGGAGCAGAGCTGGATCGCAAGGCTTAAAGATCCTCGTGTATGCTCACGTCACCTACCTGGGTGCACGAGGGCTGGGGGTAAGCCTACGCGCGGCTGCGTTAAGGGGGTAATGAGCTTTCTCGACTTCGGCCCCAACTACTGGGGTTCGAGTTTTCCCTCAGGTGCCCCGCCCAGCCTGGCGGCTCCACGCTTACTAGCTGATCTCTGGAGTCCCGCCAGCTGGAACAAGCCGCACCTGCAGGCTTCGATATCAACGAGCGATGCGGTTTTCGACTCTTTGCTCTTTGTCGAATGTTTGACTTGGCAGCCGACCTCGCTAAAAGGGCAGATAATCATAAATATGTAATAAGGTCTTGTTTTAATCGATGGCTCAGCCTCACCAGCATTTGATTAGGGTTCCGTCCGCCTACCAGCTGGCTGATCTGGTTCTCATCGAGGCTGTGACGCACGTTCACGCTGGTGTAGGACGCGCTGGCGGCGTCGTTGACCTCCCCGTGCAGAGGGACGAGTACGGCTATCCCTGCATCTACGCTAGCAGCTTGAAGGGTGCTCTGAAGACTGCGCTGCTCTGGGCTCTCGTGAAGGAGAAGAACGATTTAACGCTCGCGAGGAGGGCTGCCGAAGCTCTTCTAGGGCCGGAGCCCGAGCCCGAGGAGAGCTTCGAGTCCAGCGTCGCGGTTCTCGATGCGCGGCTCGTAGCAATGCCCGTGCGCAGCCTCAGGGGCGTGTACGCCTACGTGACCTCACCGGTGCTCCTCAGTAGCTTCCTCGAGTACTCTCGCCTCCACGGCGCAAACGGGGACCTGCTGAAGGATGTGGAGTCGCTCTTGAAAGAAGCAAAGGGAGTGAATAGGGGTTCCTGCCTCTGCGTGGGGAGCAAGGATCAGCTCGTCGTGAACGAGCTGGAAAGCAAGATTATCCTGCTGGAGGAGTTGTGGCTCACTCCTCAGGAGGCGAGAAGCGGCGGCGAGCTCAGCAAAGCCCTAGGTCTCGACAAGCCCTTGCTGGTGCTCCACGACGATGAAGCCAGGCACGCGATCGACCGGGGGCTTCTGAGGCTCACGAGGGTCAGGTTGAGGAGGGATACGAAGACCGTGGAGGAGGGAGGCCTCTGGAGCGAGGAGTACGTGCCGGCTAAAACGAGGTTCGCTACGGTGTTCCTCTTCAAGAAGCCGCCCCTCGCTGAGAAGTTCGTGACGAGCCTTCTGGGTAGGCAGAGCGAGGGCGAACGGGGCCAGCAGCGAGTCGATGATACAGCATACCTCGAAGCTCTCGTGAAGCTCGGCCTGCTAAACGATTCGACGAGAAAGAGGGTAGAGGAAGCTCTGCAGAAGAACGATCTAGCGGGTGCCACCGCGCATCTCGCCAGCAGCGTGAGAGAGCGAGTGAAGGAGCTTCTTGCCAACCATCTGAAGGGATACGTTGTGCTCGGCGGTCACGAGACGATCGGTAAGGGTATCGTAAGGCTTCAGGTGGTTAGCGCATGAGCGCTGAACAGCTTAGGGATCCGGTGAGAGCTGCACTCAGTATTTTCACGAGCATTAAAAGGGAGCTTGAATCGACAGCTCAGAGCAAGGAGCTGGGTCGCAAGCTTCGTGCGCGAGCCAGGGACGCCCCCGAGCTAGTGGAGGGGATAGGATTAGTCCCGACGCTGAGCTTCTTTTACAGCAAGAAGAAAGACACAGACTACAAGCTGATGCTTAAAGCAATCCTGCTCTACCTGAAGGAAATCGGAGTTCTAGGCCCAGCGAGGGACGTTGATAATCTTCTGGAGAAAGGTGGCACGGATGCAATGGTTGAGGTACTGCTCGAGCTTAGAGGAGAGAGTACGGCGATTGTACCAATTCTCAGGCCTTTCCTAGTGGAATTCAAGCGGCTCTGTGAAGCCACCTGGGAAGAGGGGGAACGGCAGTGAGCTATGCAGATCCTTTCGAGGCCCTGCAGAACGAGATTAGAAGCGGAGATCTCGTTTGCAGCCTAGAGTTGAGAGCTGTCACCCCGCTGCTCATCGGCGGTTACGATACGTTTACCTGTCACGGGGATCTAGGTAGAGAGGGGCTAAGGCCCCTCTCCATTAAAGGCGTGTGGAGGTGGTGGGCTCGCGTCCTAGCCTCAGCCGCCATCCATAGACGCTTCGGCAAGTTTCCAAGCCTAGAGGGCGCCGACAGGGTCGTAGCGAAAGTGCTTGGAACTATACGCGGAAGGGCAAGCCCTTCTAAGTACCAGATAGTCGTAACGGAGCTCGATGTGAGAACTACCTCGTTGGAGGGGTACAAGAGTGTTGCACGCCTAGGGCTTCTTGAGCTAGGCGGAAGGGGCATCTTAGAGGATAGAGCCCTGGGATTGGGTAGCCGCTTACGCGTAGATCTCTACAGGCAGGCAGATACGCGCCGTGACGAGGACGCTTTCGCAGTCGCTTCGCTGCTACTGGCTCTAACCTTTGGTGGGGTTGGAAAAGCAACGAGCCGCGGCTTCGGAAAGCTAGTGCCAACTCAAATGCGTTGTGATCTGGCTGAGGCAACGAAAGTTTTCAACAGCTTGAGGAGGTTAAACAACGAAAGGGAGGTGCTCAGCGGGGCGAAGCTTCAGTCGGACTTTATTGCGAAGACCGTTGAGAGCACACTAAATACCTGCGTCGAACTTACGGCTCCGCTCGTGGAGAATATGGAAAACGCAGCACAACACGAATGTCCTTTGATCGAGACCCCCGAGGAGGGCTACTATAGAGTTTTTGTAGCTAACAAATTATTTAACGGAGATCTAGATGCTCTCCAAGCAATCGGAAGAGCTACGTTAAAGATGTATTGGAAAGCGCTGGATTTCGTCAGGAAGAGAATTCCTCCGCGTGATGCTTTGCGAAAAGCACGGTCTATTACCGGTAAAGCGTATCGCACATGGATCCTCGGTCTACCCAGGTGGCAGGAACCAAAAAAGAGGCGGCTTACGGGGTACTTAGCTGAGATTGGCGAAAGAGACCCAAAAACCGTCCGAAGAAAATCGCCAGTTATTTTCGTTCCGATGGGAATCCCCATTGGTAGTCGCTACTACGTCATCGTACTAGGCTTTAAAACATGCGACTGGAGCAGAGCAATGATGAAATACCGGAGCCTGCGCAGAAGTGAGAGGGAGGCCACGGATATTCCCAATATTGACGCTGCTTTCAATCAAGCTATGGACTACATCAAAGGTATATTGGAAACTGAATGGGAGTGAAGGGTATGAGCAGGTTCAGATCAGAGAAGAGACAGGAATTCTTTCACGAAATCGAGCTAATCGCAGGGGATTCGAGCAACCTTAGCCTGTTTTCATACGCAACGCTTGCTGGTGCCCGAGTAGCGATGCTGAGCGAATCTGATAGACCAAAGAAGAAACGCATATTCCTTGAAAGGATCTGTAGGATGAGCTGCGGGAGCTTGCACCACGTGAAGGCTTACATAAGGGATGTTAAGGAGGCGCTTCTAGTAAACGGCTTCCAGGTCAAGGAGTGTAGGATCGTAAGCGTAGCAAGGGGACTTGTTGGAACGGGGGAAGCGTTCGGCAAGGCTCTCTTCGAGATCGGGCTAGCTTTCGACCCCCTGCTTAATGTTCCCTTAATCCCCGCTTCTAGTCTGAAGGGAGCTTTCAGGCACGCCTTGAGAAAGAGATTCGGTGAAGGCGCTGCTGAGCGAGTTTTCGGCGGTGCGCAAGAAGGCGTGGGGCTTGTGGGTGTAACCGATGCTTACCCAGTGAGAGCCAGGGGCCGCCTCCTCGAGCCCGATATTTTGGCACCGCACTACCCTGAGACCGAGCAGTTGGAGACGGAGCTGGATGTTGAGCCGAATCCCGTACCCTTTCCGACGATAGCTCCGGGTGTTGAATTCGTTTTTTACATCTACTTTAACAAGGGGCTTCCAGCTGCTCTGGACGAGAGGCGAAAGTTAAGAGTTACACGTGAGTTGGCGGGAAAGGGCGCTGGTTTTGAAATCTTCGAGGGCGACTTAGCTGAAGCCCTCAAAAACGTTAGTGGCAAGGTACATCCAGACCTGATCCCCCTCGTCGACTGCGCCGTTATCTACGCTCTCACGCAGGGGGTCGGAGCGAAGACTTCGGTCGGATACACACGCTTTAAGCTGCTCGAGTACAGGTCGGTGACGTAACCATGAGTGAGGAGCTTTTCAGGCTTAAGATCGCTGCGCTTCTTCACGATCCTCCGGAAAAGCCCTGGCTGCTGCTGGGCATGGAGCCGCACGAGGAGGCAGCACTCGAGTACGTGAAGGAGCTAGCCGGCTTCGGGGATATTCCGAGAGAGGTCAGGGAGGCGGATAGGCTGGCGTCGAGCATCGACAGGTACGTCCTCTCGATCATAATGGGCGAGAGGTACGTCCGGGGGTTCATGCCCTGCAGGAAGCTGGTCCTGAAGAACCCTATCAACCCGCTCTTCCAAGTGGAGCTGCCAGAAAAGCTGCCCGCGGAGCAGGTTAAGGGATTCAGGAAGAGGCTCTTCGATGCCTTAAGCAAGATTGCAGATGCGAAGTTGAGGTACCTGCTGCTCTACGCGCTCTACGAGGTTCTCTGGATCGACCAGGACCTACCTGTAGGGCCGGCGGAGACGAGGGTCCCCACCCACACGGTGTTCGACCACAACTACGCCACTGCCGCGGCCCTCAACTGGATGGCGAGCGACGCCAGGAAGGGTCTTCTCGTGGGGCTCGACGTGGCCGGCGTCCAGGCCTTCGTGGCGTCGAGCAGGAAGCTTAGGGACGCGTGGGTGTCCAGCTACCTCGTCTCGGCGCTGGTCTGGTACACCATCCTCCCGCTAGTGGAGCAGCTGGGGCCCGACGTCGTGGTGACCCCCTCGCTCAGGCTCAACCCGTTCTTCCTGCACTGGCTCTCCCACAAGGTGCGTAGCTGTCCGAAGGAGGAGCTTCCACCCAGCTTACCTAACGAGCTGGATAAGGCGACGAAGTACGCGTACATGGGGGATGAGTACCTGCTGGAACTGTACAAGGGCTTTTGTGTCCCACCGTACGCTTGCGTGCCCGAGAGGGCGACGCTTATCCTCCCGCCCACGGAGGAGCTCAAGGGCATCCTCGGGGATGATGTAGCTCCAGCACTCGAAAGCAGGTTTAGGCAGGGCTGGCGCAGCCTGTGGCGGGCGATCCGCGCGTACGCGGAGGAGAGAGCGAAAGACGAAGAGGGGGAGCTCGTTTGGAAGTTTATCGCTAGAGTCTTCAGCTACTACGGCGGAGAGTACGAGAAGGCCCTGTTCCACGAGGTGCCGCCGCTCCAACTCAGGGTGGAGGTGGTCGAGGTTGAGCTGGAGGGGCAAGAGTACTGGCGTACCTACAGCGAAAAGTACAACGAGCTGGCTTCGAGGCTAGCTCAGCGCAAGTACAGGAGGGTCGAACCTGAAGCTGAGCTGCAGGTCGACCAGCTCACGGAAGCGGCCTTCGCTAGGGGCATAGGCTTCCCCCGCCGCTCGCCTAGAGGCTTCGAGTACTGCACCTCCTGTGGAAGGCTGCCAGCCCTTCTTGTGCTGCCCTCGGGGGAGGGCGAGCGCCCCGAAGAGGAGGAGTACGGCTTCTACGTGTACGGTGCTGTGGTGAGGGGCTGGGAGAGCGCCAAAATCGAGGAGCTGTGGAGGAGGATTAGAGATGCTATGGCTCGCGGAGAGAAGGAGTCAGAGCTCGACAGCTTCACCCAATGGCTGGATAACCACAAAGTTAAGATTGATCTTCGGGGCCTTAAGACGATCTTCGCGCCCGGAGAGAGGCTCTGCGCCTGGTGCTTCGCGAAGAGGGTCCTCAGCCTCGAGCCACGACTACTCAACATACTACTCTTAGGCGAGGATGAGGAATACGTTCGACGGCTCGCCAAGGAACCCCGAACACCTCAGAGAGCTAGCTTCGGCTTCCCATCCACACCTGACGTGGCTTCGCTTCGGCTTAGGGAGAAGCTCGTTGAGAGCATAAGGAAGGGGACCGTCCCAGCGCAGAGTCTTCAGAATCAGCTTACAGCTCATTTCCCCCTGCTTTTCGATGTTCTCAGAGCAGTCGCGAGAGAGGCCAGGCCCTGGCTCGCTGAAATGGAGCTGGAGGGAAAGGTTAAGGAGTTGAAGCTGAGTAGGGATCCGGAGAGCCTGCTGCTCGGGCTTCTTAAGGCGGACGCTGAAACGCTCTGGCTCTCCAGCGACAAGGAGTTGAGGACCCGCTGGAGTTCGCTCATACGCGAGTGGGGTCTCGCTGGCTACCTGTGGAGCTACTATGGCATCGTTCGGGCTGACGGCGACAACATTGGTAAGCTGCTCGTAGGCGATGTTTCGGCGCTGCACGGCCTGGAGGATGACCCTGCTGAGCTAGGAACCTTGCTCGCGGGAATCCTGAAGGCTTCCGGAGCTTGCGAGTTCGAGAAGCTGCTCGCCGCGCTGCTAGAGGAAGATGAGGAGAGGTGGCAGGCTGCCCTGAGGCAGTGGTCGGCATCCCTCTCGGGGCAGCTGAGCGAGAGCGAGGATGAGGTGAGAAGGCGGCTGACCCGCGCCAGGCAGGTGGTAGAGGAAATTCGACGCAAGCGCGCGATTCCTGTAAGCATATCCTACCACTTCTCGATCAGCAGCGCCCTATCCAGAATCGCGATCCTCGAAGCGGTGGCGGTCTCGAAGCTAGGAGGCTTCATCGTCTACGCCGGCGGCGATGATCTGATGGCGTTCGCCCCAGTTGACTCTCTGGCAAAGCTGGTCTGCATCAGCAGGCGCATCTTCGCGGGAGCCCCTATCGATAGATGCCGCGCCGAGAAGACGCCTGGCGGTGAAAAGCGAGCTTCTACGGCGGGAGAGCGGCACGAGTCCGGGCAGCCGCACTTGACCAGCGGTGGAGTACAAGTCTCGCCGGAAAAAGGCTTTATCAGGGTGAGGAGTGCCTGGCTACCGGCCCTGCCGGGCGTAGGTAGGAGCTACTGCGCGCTGCTTGCTCACTATCTTTACCCGCTGCACCTGGCGCTCGATCGCGCGGGCTCAGCGCTCGAGGATGCCAAGGCTAGAGTTCGCACCACCTGCACGCATAAGGGGAGGAAAGAGAGGCTCACAAAGGACACGGCTGCTTTCGCATACGTGCCGAGAGGGGGTGTGGAGCTCTCCTTCGTTCCGCTGACGCTGAACAGGGGCTTCCACGTCGCGGAGGGGAGCGTTAGCGCTGAAGACTACCTCCGCGAGGTATCCTTAACCGCCAAGGCCGTTGACGGCCTGCTCCGCTCGGTGTCCCCGCTTCTTGGCGAGCAGCTGTACTCCTCTAGCCTCCTCTACGACGTGGAAAGCGTGGGCAGTAACCTCGTGGAAGCCGCCAGGCGCTACGTGGAGCTCGTTGAAACGCTGGTGGACTTCGTCCTTAAGAGGAACTTGGCGCGCAGGAGGGAGAGAAGAGAGGCTGAGAGAATCAGGTGGGATGAACTCTCAGAGCTCATCTGCGAGCTGGATAAGCATGAGAGCATGAAGTTCAGGACTAGCGTGGTGGAGGCGGAGACGGGAGGGAGAGAGGAAGCCGCGCACATTTTCACAGCTATCGTTCGCTCCGCGAGGAATCTGAGGGGTGGGATGCGGTGAGCGGTGTATCGGTCTACCAAGTCAGGATAAAACCGCTGGAGCCGCTCATGCTGCGGGGTCCCGGCGAGTTCGACCCCTCGGCACGCGGGGTGAGCGCAGCCGCTGTCTCGCAGGCCTTTCTCGCCCCTAGCACCGTCGCTGGGCTCTTAGTATCCCTCCTCCTAAGGCGGCCAGTGGAGCCCGTTTCGAGCTGGACGTGCTACGTGGATAGGATGCTCGAGCTGCTCAACAAGCTGGGCATCAGGTGGATCCGCGGCCCCTACCTGGCCCAGGGCTCCACCCCTTACGTTCCGATCAGGGCAGGTGGCGACCTCTTCTTCATCGATCTAAACCAGCTCGCCTACCACTTCAAACGGGAGCTCGCCAATATCGAGAAGGGGGATCTCGAGGGCTTCATAAGCAGATTACGGCAGATCCAGGACCGCGCAGAGCCCCGCCTGCAGGAGCGGGTGGGGATAGCTTTAACCGCTCGAGAGGGGTTGAAAGCCGTGAGGGAGGGCTTCCTCTACACTGCGAGCTATGTCTCGGTCCGCTGCGACTACATAGCTGTTGAGATCGGCTCGGATAGTGGCGCAGCGCCTGGTTCGCTAGCCCGCCTCAACGGAGCTGCAGCGGCGGTGGGTGGCGAAGGCAGAGTTGCCAGACTCGAGGTCCTAGGCGTTGACGGGGGCGTGGCAGAGCTTGTAGCCGGCTCGGAGTTCGAAGGAGGCTACGCGGTGCTTCTTTCGCCGCTCGTTTTGCGCAGCCCGATGAGAATCGAGAGGAAGGGTGGTAGGGTGAGCGTGAAAGTGGGGGATAAGTGCTTCCTCGAGCTAATCAGCGGCACTGTAGGCCTCAGGGGGTTGGGCTTCAGCATCGCCGAGAGGTCGAGGAAGCCCGTGTACCCAGCGATACTCGAGGGATCGATCGTCAAGCTCTGTGAGGGTCAGCGCTACACGAGGGACGTGGGCCCCTACGCGAACGTACCCGGAGGAGCGCTGCTCGAGCTACTGGGGAGGATAGGTTACGGGAGCCTTGCTGCGCTCGGGTGAGCGTCCGTGAGCGGGGTGAGCCCGCCCGCGAAGCTAGTATTCGCAGCTTTGGGGGACGTCTCCGATCTTGTCAAGTGCGAGTACTACCTCGATGCCAGCTCGTGCCAAGGGACGGGACGATACGAGACTTTCTTCTCCATAGAAGCTCTCGCGCGCTGCCACTCCGCAAAGCTCGTGAAGATCTTCATCCAAGATTCCCTCCTCCTGAACAGGCTGCTCCAAGACGATCAAGATTTGAAAGACGAGCTTTTCTCGAAAAAAGCGCTGAGCAGAGCCGACTTAGCGAGCCGCCTCGTGCGCGGCTCCTGGATATATTCGTACTGCGAGAAAGCCCTCCTGAAAGAGGATTGGGATAGAGTCGACGAGGCGCGTAGGAGTTTCGAGAGCTTCTGCCGCCAGATCAAGTGCGAGATCACTACGCTGCCGGGGATAGCCTCAGGGAGGAGAGACAGCTACGTTTACACGTGGAGGGGTGGGAGGGAGAACTTCTACAGGGCGCTCCTCGCGGGCGTCGTAGGCTACGCGCTCAAAGCCTTGTGCGAGCACGCGAAGGAGGATTCGATCGATGTCATCGTCGATACCACTCACGGCATCAACTACTTCGCTCACGCACTTGTAGAGGGCGTGTCGCTGGCCTGCTCGCTCTACTTGCTGAGGCGGGCTCTGCAGCCCGCCACGATCACTCTCTCCCATTACAACTCCGATCCCTTGTTGATAAGAGGCTTCGAGAGGGAGGGCGTGTCCGTCAGAGTCAATAGAATCGCCGAAGAGAAAATCCGCGCGCTGGTGGTCCCGCGCCTCAAGGAATTCCTCGAGAACTACGTCGCGGGCTTCAGCTCGCTCGAGAAAGCTGCCGAGAGCCTAGCCGGGCACTGGAGCAGAGGCGGCTGCACCGCAGACGAGTGGCTCAGGGCGCTGACGTCCTGCCTACTGCTGGTCAGGGGAGCCCTCTTTTGGGCCCTAGCTCTAGCACTCCAGTGTAGAGTCCCCACGCTGGACGAGATCCTCGGGAGACTCGAAGAGGTCAAGGTGGAAGCCAAGGACAAGGACGAGGACGAGGAAAGACGCGTCGGGGGTGACAGGGCGGGGGTCGAGCCCATAGTTCGCAGCCTGACTTACAGGTGGAGTGACGGCGAGGGGGCAAGCCCCTTCGTCGAGGTTCTCCTGGTCAGCCAGATCGTTCGCGCGCTCAGCGAGGTAGCGGAGCAGCTCGAAGCAGGCCCTGAGCCGCACAGCATCCTCGTGAAGTGCTTGAGAGAATACAGCGGCGAGGAGGAAGGCAAAGTTCGGGAGATAGCTGCTAGGCTCGAGCAGGGGGAGGGCAGGGCACCGGTGCTTGACCTGGATCGGATGAGGACCGTAGCGAATCACATATACCCACTCGACACCGCCAGCCTGATCGACTACGAGATCAGAAAGGTGCGAGCCCTGCTTAGGAGGATGCGCGGCAGCGGGCCCGAGACCTCTAGCGGTGCTCGGAAGTCCGGAAGGAAGTATCTAGTGCACCAAGGAGAGGGCGTGAAGCTCATAATCTCCCTACCTGAGGCGGGCCTCGACGAAAGGAACTTCTACGCCCACGCCGGTCTAGCGAGCGGCACAGCGTTCATTGCAGCCCTGATCGAAGGAAAGAGGCTGGTCGCCTGTCCCTACGACTACGAGCCGGTCATGCGACTAGCCAAGAGCACCCCGGCGACCGTGAAGTAACCCAGCGAAGCCTCGAGCAGTCATCGGCGCGCCACCCCCACCCTGATGCCGAGCTACCCTCAGCATCTTTCAATTCTTTCCCAGCTGCTTCGCGTTAAGAAAAACGATGGTCCACAGAAAGCCAACCGTCCTTTCAATTCTTTCCCAGCTGCTTCAGAAGGGTAAGGCGCTGTACGGTTACCTTGTTTCCCTTGCGCAGCCTTTCAATTCTTTCCCAGCTGCTTCGTGGTGTACTGGGGCCGCCACACCCCCCACAGCTCGCCCTGCCTTTCAATTCTTTCCCAGCTGCTTCCCCTGAGGTTCGACCTCTCCGGGATCGAGGACGTGAGACTTTCAATTCTTTCCCAGCTGCTTCACGGAGATCATTTTCGATGTGATGAAGGTGCAGGCCGTGAACCTTTCAATTCTTTCCCAGCTGCTTCGAGAGAGCCACGCTGCCGCCGCTTAAAGCAACAGTCCCACTCCTTTCTTTCAATTCTTTCCCAGCTGCTTCAAATTCTTTTTCCCCTCCGTTTCCTGCAGGCTGAGACACTTTCAATTCTTTCCCAGCTGCTTCTGAGGCATGCCGCGCGCGGTGTGCCCACGGTGCGGGGAGCGCTTTCAATTCTTTCCCAGCTGCTTCGAGGGCAGGAACAACTTCTACCAGTACGTGGGAGAAGTTTCTTTCAATTCTTTCCCAGCTGCTTCAGGGAAGGCGTTGAGAGCGTGCTCAAAGTACGCGCCAGGGCTTTCAATTCTTTCCCAGCTGCTTCTTGAAATCTATCACATCGTGCGGCAGTAGGCCAAACTCGCTTTCAATTCTTTCCCAGCTGCTTCACTTGTGTCCGCCGCTTTCCCTGAAAGGGCAGAAAACTTTCAATTCTTTCCCAGCTGCTTCAGAAACGTGTACAAGCCCCACAGGAAATCGCCGATGAGCTTTCAATTCTTTCCCAGCTGCTTCGACGTCAACCTAGACCTCTTGAAGCTGAAGCCGGGTGAAATCTTTCAATTCTTTCCCAGCTGCTTCTTCAGAAATTTCCCTTAACGGGAAAAACACTGTGCAAAAAGCTTTCAATTCTTTCCCAGCTGCTTCCTTCTCCCTTTCGCGTAGAGAGCGGGCGTGGCAACCCGCTTTCAATTCTTTCCCAGCTGCTTCCGTGTGGTTTTACGCGTGGTGGTTTTTAAGGTTTGTCTTCTCGAATTTTGAGTATCGTTTTCCGCAGGGTGCGTTGTTCGCCGCTTATCTGTGGATTCGGGGGAGGAGGGGTGGAGTTCCCGCCCCTCGGCGGGGAATAGAGGAACTTTCTAAGGAGAGGTCGCTTAGCTTTTAAATCCAGTTTCGAAGAGCGGGGAACGCGTTTCCCGCAGGCTGGCGGGTAGGGTCTGCGCGCCCTTATGCCTTTCCCGTGCGCATAGCTTCGC contains:
- a CDS encoding ribbon-helix-helix protein, CopG family; its protein translation is MTTVKVSVSLPGDLLKRVDALCRQLGVSRSELIARVLEEKLGAGERSPRYPTVLWKLSTTGYLRLRSPRLRGRSIRERWVVEEVEEE
- a CDS encoding HEPN domain-containing protein; translated protein: MSLSEGTLSKLSAYYTVARYPNAGVERPSEEITREQAEEAVSTARGVLDEVAKALQDP
- a CDS encoding type III-B CRISPR module-associated protein Cmr5, coding for MSAEQLRDPVRAALSIFTSIKRELESTAQSKELGRKLRARARDAPELVEGIGLVPTLSFFYSKKKDTDYKLMLKAILLYLKEIGVLGPARDVDNLLEKGGTDAMVEVLLELRGESTAIVPILRPFLVEFKRLCEATWEEGERQ
- a CDS encoding nucleotidyltransferase domain-containing protein produces the protein MRSRKLFKTRREVLEALERLARELGATVYLFGSYARGDHTLESDVDVVVVCERFEGMEYADRVALVRLKLPRELGFDIVALTPREFSERAGRAFFKEISRYWVEIKP
- the cmr6 gene encoding type III-B CRISPR module RAMP protein Cmr6 — protein: MSRFRSEKRQEFFHEIELIAGDSSNLSLFSYATLAGARVAMLSESDRPKKKRIFLERICRMSCGSLHHVKAYIRDVKEALLVNGFQVKECRIVSVARGLVGTGEAFGKALFEIGLAFDPLLNVPLIPASSLKGAFRHALRKRFGEGAAERVFGGAQEGVGLVGVTDAYPVRARGRLLEPDILAPHYPETEQLETELDVEPNPVPFPTIAPGVEFVFYIYFNKGLPAALDERRKLRVTRELAGKGAGFEIFEGDLAEALKNVSGKVHPDLIPLVDCAVIYALTQGVGAKTSVGYTRFKLLEYRSVT
- the cmr4 gene encoding type III-B CRISPR module RAMP protein Cmr4, whose product is MAQPHQHLIRVPSAYQLADLVLIEAVTHVHAGVGRAGGVVDLPVQRDEYGYPCIYASSLKGALKTALLWALVKEKNDLTLARRAAEALLGPEPEPEESFESSVAVLDARLVAMPVRSLRGVYAYVTSPVLLSSFLEYSRLHGANGDLLKDVESLLKEAKGVNRGSCLCVGSKDQLVVNELESKIILLEELWLTPQEARSGGELSKALGLDKPLLVLHDDEARHAIDRGLLRLTRVRLRRDTKTVEEGGLWSEEYVPAKTRFATVFLFKKPPLAEKFVTSLLGRQSEGERGQQRVDDTAYLEALVKLGLLNDSTRKRVEEALQKNDLAGATAHLASSVRERVKELLANHLKGYVVLGGHETIGKGIVRLQVVSA
- a CDS encoding HEPN domain-containing protein, with the protein product MPVRGEALDWLAEARADLRHAEVSISVGDYNWACFAARQAAEKALKALILHALGEYAPGARPRQALPQG
- the cmr1 gene encoding type III-B CRISPR module RAMP protein Cmr1; this encodes MSYADPFEALQNEIRSGDLVCSLELRAVTPLLIGGYDTFTCHGDLGREGLRPLSIKGVWRWWARVLASAAIHRRFGKFPSLEGADRVVAKVLGTIRGRASPSKYQIVVTELDVRTTSLEGYKSVARLGLLELGGRGILEDRALGLGSRLRVDLYRQADTRRDEDAFAVASLLLALTFGGVGKATSRGFGKLVPTQMRCDLAEATKVFNSLRRLNNEREVLSGAKLQSDFIAKTVESTLNTCVELTAPLVENMENAAQHECPLIETPEEGYYRVFVANKLFNGDLDALQAIGRATLKMYWKALDFVRKRIPPRDALRKARSITGKAYRTWILGLPRWQEPKKRRLTGYLAEIGERDPKTVRRKSPVIFVPMGIPIGSRYYVIVLGFKTCDWSRAMMKYRSLRRSEREATDIPNIDAAFNQAMDYIKGILETEWE